One [Clostridium] saccharolyticum WM1 DNA segment encodes these proteins:
- a CDS encoding DNA polymerase Y family protein, which translates to MNNVIFHIDVNSAFLSWEAVYRLHHLGGKLDLRQIPSAVGGDKFKRHGIILAKSGPAKKYKIQTGEPVTDALRKCPHLILVPPNYNLYQRSSQAFIEILKEYSPSVEQYSIDEAYMDMTGTESLLGNPEDVANEIRTRIHKELGFTVNIGISNNKVLAKMASDFQKPDRIHTLWQNEISTKMWPLAVSELFFVGRATSRKLGDIGIKSIGELAQTNLSIIKSHFGKYGEVIWSFANGIDFSSVEPVPAPNKGYGNSTTISFDVTDADTARLVLLSLAETVSARLRTDDVKISVVSVGIRDYNFEYYSRQKTLLTPTNITNEIYSAAREVFENMWNHIPIRHLGIHTSHVTGESSRQLNIFDNTNYEKLEKLDKTIDEIRKRFGMDSIKRASFISVKTIDHMSGGISREKRTVDYKKQNIL; encoded by the coding sequence ATGAACAATGTTATATTCCATATTGACGTAAACTCTGCTTTCTTAAGCTGGGAAGCAGTATACCGGTTGCATCACTTAGGAGGGAAACTGGACTTACGGCAGATACCGTCTGCTGTGGGAGGAGACAAATTCAAAAGGCACGGAATAATACTGGCCAAAAGCGGACCGGCAAAGAAATACAAGATACAGACCGGAGAACCTGTAACCGATGCTCTGAGAAAATGTCCGCACCTTATTCTTGTACCGCCGAATTATAATCTGTATCAGAGATCATCACAGGCATTTATAGAAATATTAAAAGAATACAGCCCTTCCGTGGAGCAATATTCTATCGATGAAGCGTATATGGATATGACAGGCACTGAATCATTATTGGGAAATCCGGAGGATGTTGCAAATGAAATCAGAACGCGCATTCATAAGGAATTGGGGTTTACTGTGAATATTGGAATTTCAAATAATAAGGTTCTTGCCAAAATGGCTTCTGACTTCCAAAAGCCTGACCGGATCCATACACTTTGGCAAAATGAAATAAGCACAAAGATGTGGCCGCTGGCGGTATCCGAGCTGTTTTTTGTAGGCAGAGCAACTTCCCGTAAGCTTGGGGATATTGGCATTAAATCCATCGGAGAATTGGCACAGACAAATTTATCTATTATAAAAAGCCATTTTGGCAAATACGGGGAAGTCATATGGTCTTTTGCAAATGGAATTGACTTTTCGTCCGTGGAGCCGGTTCCTGCGCCGAATAAGGGATATGGCAACAGTACCACCATATCTTTCGATGTAACCGATGCAGATACTGCCAGACTGGTACTGCTGTCTTTGGCAGAAACCGTATCAGCAAGACTGCGGACAGATGATGTGAAAATCAGCGTAGTATCCGTTGGAATAAGGGATTACAATTTTGAATATTACAGCCGTCAAAAAACTCTGTTAACTCCCACAAATATAACCAATGAAATTTACAGTGCAGCCCGGGAGGTTTTTGAAAACATGTGGAACCATATCCCTATCCGTCATTTAGGAATCCACACAAGCCATGTAACCGGAGAAAGCAGCCGTCAATTAAACATCTTTGATAACACAAATTACGAAAAATTAGAAAAACTTGATAAAACAATTGATGAAATCCGAAAGCGCTTTGGCATGGACTCGATCAAAAGAGCCAGCTTTATATCGGTTAAAACCATTGATCATATGAGCGGCGGAATCAGCAGAGAAAAAAGGACCGTAGATTACAAGAAACAAAATATATTATAG
- a CDS encoding ABC transporter permease encodes MDGIVVLNLWKFSIVYLLLLIVLAVMKFCKISQSRLLIIGSLRMTVQLVLAGLVLTYIFKNPHPMFVICYLAAMIAMSIHTALSRSNGINRRFQIIVACSLAFTGLSVILFFILGVIGVSFWKPQYTIPISGMIMGNAMTGVSLGLKTFHENVTAQKSQINTLIDIGATPKSILIPFVNKAVETALLPTLNSMLGMGIISLPGMMTGQILSGTLPATAILYQIAIMIAITTVVCLAVFCSLFFGYRTLYNKRNQIF; translated from the coding sequence ATGGATGGGATTGTTGTATTAAACCTTTGGAAATTCAGTATCGTATATTTGCTTCTGCTTATTGTTTTGGCAGTTATGAAATTCTGTAAAATCAGCCAAAGCAGATTATTGATTATCGGGAGCCTCCGTATGACAGTACAGCTTGTGCTTGCAGGTCTTGTATTAACTTATATTTTTAAGAATCCGCATCCAATGTTTGTTATATGCTATCTTGCAGCTATGATTGCCATGTCCATCCATACGGCCCTTTCCAGAAGTAATGGAATCAATAGAAGGTTTCAGATAATTGTTGCTTGTTCCCTTGCATTTACCGGCCTTTCCGTAATTTTGTTTTTTATTTTGGGGGTAATAGGGGTGAGTTTTTGGAAGCCTCAGTATACCATTCCCATCAGCGGAATGATTATGGGGAATGCCATGACAGGGGTTAGCCTTGGTCTGAAGACTTTTCATGAGAATGTCACAGCGCAGAAATCCCAGATTAATACATTGATTGATATAGGGGCAACTCCCAAAAGTATTCTGATCCCGTTTGTAAACAAAGCCGTGGAAACCGCCTTGCTCCCTACGCTGAATTCTATGCTCGGCATGGGTATTATCTCCCTTCCCGGTATGATGACAGGTCAAATACTGTCGGGAACGTTGCCTGCAACAGCCATTTTGTATCAAATCGCCATTATGATAGCGATTACCACGGTCGTTTGCCTTGCGGTATTCTGCTCCTTGTTTTTTGGATATCGGACTCTGTATAATAAACGAAATCAAATATTTTAA
- a CDS encoding ABC transporter ATP-binding protein — MNLFSVRNVHYKGVVSYKHIMIEEGKVTFICGKSGCGKSTLLKLLNVSVSADSGEILYRNRPVTDYDTIMLRREVSLVSQNIFLFDDTIRNNFIRFYRYRELTPPADTEILESLKLCIANFPLDMNCSELSGGERQRVFISICLSFIPKVLMLDEPTSALDESTANALMQNLKEYCLKNGITLIAITHDKALAQQYADTIIVLDLEV, encoded by the coding sequence ATGAATTTATTTTCTGTTCGCAACGTTCATTACAAAGGAGTTGTCAGCTATAAGCATATTATGATAGAGGAAGGGAAAGTCACTTTTATCTGTGGGAAAAGTGGTTGCGGAAAAAGCACCTTGTTAAAGCTTCTTAACGTATCTGTTTCCGCTGACAGCGGTGAAATACTCTATCGGAACAGGCCGGTCACAGATTATGACACAATCATGCTTCGACGGGAAGTCTCTCTGGTGTCTCAGAATATCTTTCTGTTTGATGACACGATTAGAAATAACTTTATTCGGTTTTATCGCTATAGAGAATTAACCCCGCCGGCAGATACAGAAATTTTGGAGTCTCTGAAGCTATGCATAGCAAATTTTCCTTTGGATATGAATTGCAGTGAGTTATCCGGCGGAGAGAGGCAGCGTGTTTTTATCTCCATTTGTCTGTCTTTTATCCCGAAAGTATTAATGCTTGACGAACCAACCTCAGCGCTTGATGAATCCACAGCCAATGCGCTGATGCAAAATTTAAAGGAGTATTGTCTGAAAAACGGGATTACCCTAATTGCCATAACCCATGACAAAGCACTGGCTCAGCAGTATGCGGATACCATCATCGTTTTGGATTTGGAGGTGTAA